GAAGGAGTTAATTGAAGAAGAGAATCAATCAAattagttgaaaaaaaaacaaatggaaaatttggcaggaaagagtggagaaattttcagctaattgatcaaatgacattaaacaatTTCCTTCAAACATATCAAGAAAGGTTATTATTCCTTTATCTTTCCATAGTGCAAAAAACTTGGTCAGGTGAGTGATGTCTTAAAAAATAATTGGAATAAATTTTACTGGACAGAacataataatttaaatcataaaCTTACAAAGTTGAAACCAGCCTCTTAATGTATGTCTGAGAATTGGATTAAAATCTTGTTTATATACTTTGGATAATGCAAAGGGGAGAGAAGTTCCTAATAGAGAAGTTAACCTTTTAAACCAAATTAAGTTTGAACAGACTATCCACAATTTTCATCCCCAATTGTAAGTGAATCCAGTTACTGGGTTCATTTTTGGCACATGTAAATGGAAGTAACAGAAACAATGATCGAATGTCTGCAGAATAGAAGTAGGGTGACATCATTCAGTTCATGTCGAGGGGAAGCAACTTATTCCAAATGACCTCACCTGCAAAATAAATACCACACATCCTATTAAATTCTCAACTAATATTTAGATCTTTGCCTTGAAATGCCTGTAGCAaagaatgaataaactatcacaaCAGCCACTTCCATCAAGACTCCGTTAGCTGAGTGGTTAGAGCTTGGTCTTGAAAACCAAGGGTTGCAattttgttcctcgctggggcttcatttctgtgaggagcactggacaaagtggcgactctttgACTTcctttacagtagacaaagttaaagaatttcatgtatgttacattctaaatgtagtattacatgacaataatggaacctttacctttactttcATATCCATTTTGCTCCCTTGTTATTGAAAGGCTTACTTGGATGTGAGTCCagttaaaacatttcaaattacTATGCTGTGTCTTTATACATAAATACACCTTGGGTCCAGAATGGAACAAGTATCAAACAATCAAATATTAATATGTATGTTGTGCTGAGAACATTGCCAAAGAAACTTACACAGTATTGAACCTGCCAAATAAACTTTCCAAGCAATCAGAAATATTTGAAAATACTTGAAAAAATTGTATTGTATTTGAAATGCACAAAGGTATTTATGGGTCTAAACATTTGCTTCCTGcaaccaaccatttcaactcccccaaatacagtacatttccaattatctgaaacGCTGGGAACTGGATGAGTATTGGTTAACTgcattttttggataactgagaaacTGACTtcaagcagcccagtagcatcagcagaatacttgtattggcCGCCAtcaatccctgacacctccccacctctATCGCCAActctgcctgggagcccgagttCCCCGCTTCTGCCcaggagggtaaagaagaaatggaaagggaggggagggaattacctgaaacgaggacaatctccCCATGCACTGCCTGACCCGCCGACTTCCTCCAGTCGCTCACTGATGTTACTAACACTGCGTCAGATCCCCACATGAGTGCGTTGGGTGAATTTTTTACAACTTGTGGCATCATGTTGCCACCAAATTTTTTTTCGGTTAAGTGGTTTCTGGATAATTGGAAGCGTGCTGTATTCTCACAatgaacacacaaaagtgctggagaaactcagcaggtcacacagcatctattggGAGCAAGgagtaaccaaagttttgggcctaaaAGCCCTAcaccaaggtatgagaaaaaaagtaggcaggtgcctgattaAGAAAAAAGATGGGGGTGTGGAATATTTATCTCATATAGATGTATTAAAACTTTAATATAAATTAAAGTAAATGAAAACATTTTCTGCCATCTACCTTTTCAGTGCAGTTTGGTGAACCCGTTAAAATGAATGGGTCCCCTTTACTTGGCTGGTAGGGAGGCTCTGCACTGCGGTAGGAGTTCATATGTGAACATTAAAGTGAAGAGTGCTCTGACCCATGAAGCAGACCTCACAGGTCATTCTCCTCCAAATTGCTATCAGAAGGTCAATCTGCTTTAGCACACAGCCATTCAAGGAGTCAAGAAAGCATTTCTATCACCATATTGACTGACCCATGCTCAGAATGGTCCAGAGTGCTTTGTAGCTATTACAATAGCGTTGTCAGTGTTTGCACATGTTGTCCTTTCACAGGATGTTTGCCCAAATTCTATTGATATAAATAAATAACCAATGAACATGTTTCAATCTTTTTCATGCATGTATATTGTGATGGGCAAATGTGATGAGGTTTATGCTAATTTAATGTTGTCATCTCAGGAGAACCAGAACCATTGGAGCTGCAGAAGCAGAGACAAGTATTGAATGAACTTGTCACCGATTTGTACTCTTACAAAGGCAATGATGTTGAATCTTACCAAGCATCTAATTCACCTTCTGGCTTGTACCGGTTGGAACTGATTTCAACAGAAAAAGACACAAATTTTAAAGTTTATGCAACCACCACTCCGGATTCAGATCAGCCTTATCCTGAGCTCCCCTATGACCCACGTGTGGATGTGACTTCTCTTGGACGTACAACTGTCACTTTGGCCTGGAAACCTAGTCCCACTGTCTCACAACTGAGGCAACCCATCCAATATTGCGTGATCATCAATCAGGAACACAACTTCAAAAGTCTTTGTGCAGCGGAAGCAAAACTGAATGCTGACGATGCCTTCATGGCCGCGCCCAAGCCGGGATTAGATTTCAGTCCTTTCGATTTTGCCTATTTCGGGTTTAGTTCAGACAGTGGTCGCAAAAGAGAACGGAGGATTATGGCCAAACCGCTTACTACACGCATGTCTCGACGTGTGACTGGAGCACGGAAGGTGGACCTTCAGCAGATCTGCATCGGCAACAAAAACATTTTCACTGTGTCAGACCTGAAACCAGACACGCAGTACTACTTTGATATTTTTGCAGTCAATGCTAATTCAAATATGAGCACTGCCTATGTTGGAACCTTTGCAAAAACTAAGGAAGAATTGAAGCAGAAGACGATGGAATTGAAGGACGGGAAAGTGACTGATGTATTTATTAAAAGAAAAGGTGTCAAGTTCTTAAGGTTTGTTCCTGTCTCTTCTCACCAGAAAGTGATTTTATATGTTCATTCCTGTCTGGATGCAGTGCAAATCCAGGTCAGGAGAGATGGGAAACTACAGCTTTCACAGAACATGGAAGGTGTACGCCTCTTCCAGCTGAGAGGGAAACCAAAAGCTAAGTATCTCATCAGGCTCAAAGGAAACAGGAGAGGTGCCTCACTGCTGAAGATCCTGGCCACCAACCGGCCAAACAAGCAGCCCTTCCCTTCTGTACCAGAAGACACGCGTATAAAAGTTTTCGACAAGCTCCGCACGTGCTCCTCAGTCACTGTGGCATGGCTTGGCACACAGGACCGAAACAAGTTTTGTGTCTACAAGAAGCTCGTGGAGAGTAACTACAGTGAAGAGCAGAAGAAGAGGGAGCAGAACCAGTGTATTGGACCAGACGCCCGAAAGAAATCTGAGAAGGTGGTCTGCAAATACTTCCATAGTCATATCCTGCAGAAAGCAGTGACGACAGAGACAATCAGAGGACTACAGCCAGGCAAATCATATCTTCTGGATGTTTATGTCATAGGGCATGGAGGACACTCTGTCAAGTATCAGAGCAAATTGGTCAAAACAAGGCGGTCTTGTTAGTGTCTCCATGTATAGACACAAACATTATTGAACTATGAACATCACTAGATGCAAATATACAGACTGACGACTTACACAGCTGAGATGTTGCAACCTGTATTTGTAATATTTAGAAAGATATCAACTTGTATATTTATGTTTACATAATTCAGTAATTATTTGAAGAGACTAAACATCTGGCATTTACAATTACATAACTGCAAGCCCCTTGTCACATCTTACATGATATAAGTAATCCACAGAGGCAGGGGACCACTCAAATACTGTCAGCTTCTCGTCCTCTACACTGCATGAATTGCATTTAAATTATTTCATCATCCCAACTGCTTAAACTAGCTGCCGTGTTAATCGTCCATGCAATATAGGACATAGGAAATCTGTAAATTATTTTATAAGAATAAAGTTCAGTCTTAAATGTCTATGTTTTTATGATTGTAAACTTTATGAATCATCTCCATTAAAAAAACAATTCTAACTACCTGTTTCACAATGCTCTTGTTTTAGTTCTAATGAATGGGTTGGGAGGTATGTGCTTCTTTCTTATTCAAGATTGATCTTATTAAATGCTCTTGTGTCGTACATGACATCTATTATACTGATGGGGAGGGGGTATGAAGAGGTGGAGATGGGGTTGAtgaaagggaggaggtgtgatgaGGTGAAAATGGGGTTGATTGTACTGAGGGGGTGTGATGAGATGGAGACagatgatggaggggagggggtgtgatgaagTGGAGATGTGGTTGATAGAGGGGAGAGGGTGCGATGAGGTACGGAaggggttgatggaggggaggggatgtgatgaGGTGCAGACAGGGTTGATGGAGGGGATGAGGTGCAGACAGGGTTGATGGAGGGGATGAAGTGCAGACAGGGTTGATGGAGGGGATGAGGTGCAGACAGGGTTGATTGAGGGGAGGAGGTGTGATGAGGTGCAGAcggggttgatggaggggaggggatgtaatGAGGTGGAGATGGGGttgatggagggaaaggggtGTGATGAAAtgcagatggagtcgatggaggagaGGGCGTGTGATGAGGTGGAGAtggggttgatggaggggaggaggtgatGAGGTGGAGAtggggttgatggaggggaaggggtgtgaTGAAGTGCAGATggtgtcgatggaggggagggagtgtgatgaggtgatgaggttgatggaagggagggggtgtggaggtGAAAATGTGGTTGATTGAGGGGGAAGGCGTGTGATGAGGTGGAGACGGATGATGGAGGGGATGAAGTGCAGACAGGGTTGATGGAGGGGATGAGGTGCAGACAGGGTTGATTGAGGGGAGGAGGTGTGATGAGGTGCAGAcggggttgatggaggggaggggatgtaatGAGGTGGAGATGGGGttgatggagggaaaggggtGTGATGAAAtgcagatggagtcgatggaggagaGGGCGTGTGATGAGGTGGAGAtggggttgatggaggggaggaggtgatGAGGTGGAGAtggggttgatggaggggaaggggtgtgaTGAAGTGCAGATggtgtcgatggaggggagggagtgtgatgaggtgatgaggttgatggaagggagggggtgtggaggtGAAAATGTGGTTGATTGAGGGGGAAGGCGTGTGATGAGGTGGAGACggatgatggaggggagggagtgtgaTGAGTTGGAGACAGattatggaggggagggggtgtgatgaggtgtagacagtcgaTGGAGGGTAGGAGGGGTGGAGATGGAGACGGGTGGTCGATGGAGGGGCGGggatgtgatgaggtgtagacggtCAATGGAGGGGACGGGATGTGTTGAGGTGGAGACAGGGTCAGTGGAGGGAGGAGGACCACCTCATTAAAACTTCATTTATTGTTTCCTGTCATGTATGAAGCATCAAATTAGCATCTGACTTTGATTATACAGTAACATGGAGGATGTATGCTAATTCATTATAAATATGACCATAATTCCATAATTGGAAAACAAAACATTTTGCAATATTGCACCTTGCAGTCATAAGATTTCAGAGGGAAAAATATAGTCCTGGTTAGTGAGGGCATGGGAGCTGATAATGTGGCCCTTTCAAAAAGCCagcagactcaatgagctgaacagACTTCTTCTTTGTTGCATTTTTCTATAATTCTACGAGAGTTGGAACTAAGAACTCGGGTTCTCAGATGGTTCTTGTAGAAATGCAAAAGGACAAGTTGGGATGATTTAAACCCTCATATTAGAATTTTAGGAGGCATCGGTGCCAAAGGGAATCCAAAAACATCAGGAAATGAGAGGTGCTGGGACAAGGGGATTTGAGTGGGTTTAGGACATTGGGAGCAAAGGCATAGTTGAGACCACCTAATGATTTAGGCCCAGTTGATGAGGATAAATGCTCACTACTATAATTAGAGGGCTACACTATTTCAGATGACTGTATTTGTAATGTGGAATAAGTATAATCAGAATGTAATGGGTACAATAGAAGACTGAAGGTTTGACATTCAACAGTTGGCGTTAAGATTCCAATCTGCTCAACAGTGCATAAATAGAATACAAATTACGATGTGTACAATCAGCTTGCATATATAGTTTCTAAAGCAAATAAATCAATCTTTATCCTATcctattaaattttaattttatgaaaGAATGGAGATTAGGGTTTAAGGTTaacaaactccaattttcaatgtaaaatatatttatttcaattccTCAAAATCCTCATTGCATGAAAATGTTATCTCATAATAACCAATTCCTTGCAATGATTTGCATTGAAATATTTGAATGCCAAGAATATCTAAACAAgacattaaaaaaacacacacaaaaactctAATGAGAATTTGGTCATGAAAGGAAACTAAATAGTTGAATGAAATTAACTGATAGTAAAATGGGAgaagaaaattcaattaaaaattttGATTAACATCAGAATTTGCTTTGAAATGAAGTAATTCAGCCTTTGCTGTGTAATATGAAGTGAGTCAAATTGAAAAAGCCATTTGTAGAGGGAAGTCGCACTGTTTGGTGTTTCAATGGATGGCAAGGCTTCAGCTTTGCAAGTCTTCTTGATACAAGGAAAGATGACTAACCTGATGAACCATTACGAACATTTAAATGTAGCTTCGTTTGAACCGATCAACTTGAATGTAAGCAGTGAATAACATCAGGAATGCAGATAATATAAAATTGTCAGGATAATACcaaaagcctttatcaatcattagcTCCAATAACCCCCTCTCCCTGTAGTTttctccaacagagtcatcaacaCAGATGCATTGAGACAAAGCCCTCAGGATATAATCATATTAcagtacattacatttttaagaGTACATAAAGATGACAGTACTTTTTTTTATACACACAGGACATGAGAGTTACAGCCAACAATATTGCCCATCCCAAAATGGCTGAGAAAATGAAACAGGTTGTCTCTCTGAACTGTCATAATTAATTATCACACTGTCGATGTGAAGGGAAATTCTGgaatttcttcctgtaatgataAATGGACAGGGATATAACACTAATTAATGTGGGATATAACTTGCACTAGAACTTCAAGGCTGTGGTTTCAATGCATTTGTTGCCCTTATCCTTGGCCCCCGCGATAAAGCACCTGGAGATGCAACCTGACTCAAGGACCAATCAGGTGCCAGTCTCCTCCCCACTGACTCCTACCCAAACTCCTGCTGGGTCATCATTATCCCTTCTAACCTTCCCTTCTCTGAGACGCCACACTCTGTTCTCAGTAGAGGCTTTGCCGTTCGCCCCTCTTGGCCCACACCTCAATGTGTTCCACACATCCCAcgatgccaaactcttcttccaCTG
This genomic window from Narcine bancroftii isolate sNarBan1 chromosome 3, sNarBan1.hap1, whole genome shotgun sequence contains:
- the ndnf gene encoding protein NDNF, which translates into the protein MPMVTSRMMLITTWSMTLLLLLATKSRTQKLPTRDEELFQMQLRDNSLFHDSAIIPDGAEISSFLFRDAPKRYYFVVEEDNTPMSITITPCDAPLEWKLTLQDLPEESSGEGSGEPEPLELQKQRQVLNELVTDLYSYKGNDVESYQASNSPSGLYRLELISTEKDTNFKVYATTTPDSDQPYPELPYDPRVDVTSLGRTTVTLAWKPSPTVSQLRQPIQYCVIINQEHNFKSLCAAEAKLNADDAFMAAPKPGLDFSPFDFAYFGFSSDSGRKRERRIMAKPLTTRMSRRVTGARKVDLQQICIGNKNIFTVSDLKPDTQYYFDIFAVNANSNMSTAYVGTFAKTKEELKQKTMELKDGKVTDVFIKRKGVKFLRFVPVSSHQKVILYVHSCLDAVQIQVRRDGKLQLSQNMEGVRLFQLRGKPKAKYLIRLKGNRRGASLLKILATNRPNKQPFPSVPEDTRIKVFDKLRTCSSVTVAWLGTQDRNKFCVYKKLVESNYSEEQKKREQNQCIGPDARKKSEKVVCKYFHSHILQKAVTTETIRGLQPGKSYLLDVYVIGHGGHSVKYQSKLVKTRRSC